In the genome of Raphanus sativus cultivar WK10039 chromosome 4, ASM80110v3, whole genome shotgun sequence, one region contains:
- the LOC108850462 gene encoding uncharacterized protein LOC108850462: protein MPPSGSWSNSVFLNIYHLVECSKKKSLSPNAGLVFPWLLWHIWKARNLFCFEYKRLDHVNVLDKAIMEAEVWREIQDPHRSDAVPTRDHNSSAFGWSKPPVGWTKCNVASSRSSSSVNSGGAWVVRNSEDKTLLHSRRSFSNVVNPLFADLCSMRWVIESMRSHQLDRIIIETSSSTLRDAFLQLSPHSSTSPLIANILYLLEGFAEWRVEHVAPVCNKVASLFAESVTKDLHFQSYIASGGPSWLRNLLCLEEGSPH, encoded by the coding sequence ATGCCTCCATCAGGATCTTGGTCTAACTCGGTCTTCTTGAACATCTATCATTTGGTGGAATGTAGCAAGAAGAAATCACTATCCCCGAATGCAGGGCTAGTTTTTCCCTGGCTACTGTGGCATATATGGAAAGCTAGGAACCTCTTTTGCTTTGAGTATAAACGCCTGGACCATGTCAATGTGTTGGATAAAGCCATTATGGAAGCTGAGGTTTGGAGAGAGATTCAGGACCCCCACCGCTCTGATGCAGTCCCAACTCGTGACCATAACTCTAGCGCGTTTGGTTGGTCTAAACCCCCAGTTGGTTGGACCAAATGCAATGTTGCTTCTTCGCGGTCAAGCAGTTCAGTTAATAGTGGTGGTGCTTGGGTTGTACGTAACAGTGAAGACAAGACACTTCTGCATAGTAGAAGATCCTTCTCAAATGTGGTTAACCCACTTTTTGCAGACCTCTGCTCCATGAGGTGGGTCATTGAATCTATGCGTAGCCATCAACTCGATAGGATCATCATTGAGACGTCATCTTCCACCCTCAGAGATGCTTTCCTCCAACTGTCTCCTCACTCCTCTACCAGTCCCCTGATAGCAAATATCCTCTATCTTCTTGAAGGATTTGCAGAGTGGAGGGTGGAACATGTGGCTCCGGTGTGTAATAAAGTGGCGTCTTTGTTCGCTGAGAGTGTCACCAAGGATCTACACTTTCAGTCATACATTGCCTCAGGAGGTCCCTCCTGGTTACGAAATCTCTTATGTCTAGAAGAAGGGAGCCCTCATTAA
- the LOC130511149 gene encoding uncharacterized protein LOC130511149 gives MSLKISVQLRSLRLATLSTTMADLLHQSLKSMSIADEEEPLTLPDSPRFRVFDENSTSLLGRLLNPDCPHMGRMIEYMPTAWRVVGRVRGISLSRDRFQFIFQRKEDLLTVLKDRPWSYNIWALALERWTADPPPYFLHYMEIWIRIKNIPMKFFTGDTMHRLASEIGHVELVAYDPKVSHTKDYIRALITFDSENPAKPSCKLTVSKDKTNAPKQNSQNATPSSSGEKSPSEIIPSTAMKVTTEAPPGFPVMFLELPPEERKAALLYISHSDATERQARIMRVRQAIEDQGQSHVATLTRFTSNLDKGKGHVFCYPESDQDHSPPACQRARTTGSLPLLGDQYDQEGYSETEGSGIACDSAPNITTGFEIGVSSQTPSAGDSKVVKVARRRPPSWKRKAQALKSTIRITSTSDQALIPPESGSKRKTESAPMSPSKKSSTPTTNSVASGLKPLHIQ, from the exons ATGTCATTAAAGATCAGTGTTCAACTCCGTTCTCTCCGTCTTGCTACTCTGTCGACGACGATGGCGGACCTTTTGCACCAGAGCCTCAAGTCAATGTCTATTGCCGATGAGGAAGAACCACTGACGCTTCCTGACAGCCCTAGGTTCAGGGTTTTCGATGAAAATTCCACCAGCCTATTGGGTAGGTTGTTAAACCCGGATTGTCCACACATGGGGAGAATGATTGAGTATATGCCGACGGCGTGGCGTGTTGTTGGAAGAGTCAGAGGCATATCTCTCTCGAGAGACCGCTTTCAGTTCATCTTCCAGCGTAAGGAAGACCTCCTTACTGTGCTCAAGGATAGACCTTGGTCCTATAACATTTGGGCTTTAGCTCTTGAACGATGGACGGCAGACCCTCCTCCTTATTTCTTGCATTATATGGAGATCTGGATCAGGATCAAAAACATACCGATGAAGTTCTTCACTGGTGATACTATGCACAGACTGGCGTCTGAAATTGGTCATGTTGAGTTGGTTGCTTATGATCCTAAAGTCTCTCACACAAAGGACTACATCCGTGCTCTGATAACCTTTGATTCGGAGAATCCAGCTAAACCTTCTTGCAAGCTTACAGTGAGCAAGGACAAAACA AATGCTCCTAAACAGAACTCTCAGAACGCTACTCCCTCATCTAGTGGTGAGAAATCCCCCTCAGAGATTATCCCAAGCACTGCTATGAAGGTGACTACTGAGGCTCCTCCTGGATTTCCTGTGATGTTCCTTGAACTTCCTCCTGAGGAACGGAAGGCAGCCTTACTCTACATATCTCACTCTGATGCTACTGAGCGTCAAGCAAGGATAATGAGAGTCAGACAGGCTATAGAGGATCAAGGTCAGTCACATGTTGCCACCTTAACGAGATTCACTTCGAATCTTGATAAAGGTAAAGGACATGTGTTCTGTTACCCGGAGTCAGATCAAGATCACTCTCCTCCAGCTTGTCAACGTGCTAGAACAACAGGCTCTTTGCCTTTGTTGGGAGATCAATATGATCAGGAGGGCTACTCTGAAACTGAAGGCTCTGGTATAGCATGCGACTCAGCGCCTAATATCACTACGGGTTTTGAGATTGGTGTGTCTTCACAGACTCCATCTGCCGGTGATAGTAAGGTTGTGAAAGTTGCTCGTCGTAGACCTCCCTCGTGGAAGAGAAAAGCTCAGGCTCTGAAGTCCACCATTCGTATCACCTCTACTTCTGATCAGGCGCTTATCCCTCCCGAGTCTGGTAGTAAGCGAAAGACTGAGTCTGCTCCTATGTCACCGTCCAAGAAAAGTTCAACTCCAACAACCAATTCGGTGGCTTCCGGTTTGAAGCCGCTGCACATCCAATGA
- the LOC108850461 gene encoding peroxidase 57-like yields MKISKFSILLFVFFIFPITFAQLRVGFYNNSCPNAETIIQNLVSDEFESDPTITAALLRMHFHDCFVGGCDGSILLNSTDSERFVGPNLSVRGFELIDQIKAELEAQCPSNVSCADIMALATRDSVALAGGPSYNIPTGRRDGLKMNANGVFDLIGPTASVAAFLRFLGDKEMNTLDALALLGAHTVGVGSCDLFQDRLINLNGTGLPDPSMDSDLVTNLTTICAASDNPSTGLDRSTPLTFDNAFFGQIRARRGVLQLDQRLATDEATSSVVAQYAADNDLFKRQFAIAMVKMGAVDVFTGEDGEIRTNCWEFNDN; encoded by the exons ATGAAGATTTCAAAGTTTTCTATTCTACTtttcgttttctttatttttccgATCACGTTTGCTCAACTGAGAGTCGGGTTTTATAACAATTCCTGCCCTAATGCAGAAACTATAATTCAAAATCTTGTGAGCGATGAGTTTGAGAGTGACCCCACGATCACGGCCGCTTTGCTTCGCATGCATTTTCACGACTGTTTTGTCGGG GGTTGCGACGGCTCTATCCTCTTAAATTCAACAGATTCAGAAAGATTCGTCGGTCCAAACTTGAGCGTGAGAGGGTTTGAGCTGATCGACCAGATCAAGGCCGAGCTTGAGGCTCAGTGTCCCTCCAACGTCTCATGCGCCGACATAATGGCTCTTGCCACCCGTGACTCTGTGGCCTTAGCTGGAGGTCCGAGCTACAACATTCCCACTGGGCGACGTGATGGGTTGAAAATGAATGCGAATGGCGTGTTCGACCTTATCGGACCAACCGCCTCCGTGGCTGCGTTTCTCAGGTTCCTTGGTGACAAAGAGATGAACACATTGGATGCGCTGGCTCTTTTGGGTGCACACACTGTTGGTGTGGGATCTTGTGATCTATTCCAGGACCGCCTCATTAATTTGAATGGGACCGGACTGCCTGATCCATCCATGGACTCCGATTTGGTTACAAA TTTAACCACCATATGTGCGGCCTCAGACAACCCATCAACAGGACTTGACCGGTCAACGCCGTTAACTTTCGATAATGCATtcttcggacaaatccgagcgAGGAGAGGAGTTTTGCAACTTGACCAGCGCCTCGCAACCGATGAAGCCACTTCTAGTGTGGTGGCTCAGTACGCAGCCGACAATGACTTATTCAAACGCCAGTTTGCTATCGCGATGGTGAAAATGGGAGCCGTTGATGTGTTTACAGGCGAAGATGGTGAGATCAGAACGAACTGTTGGGAGTTTAATGACAATTAA
- the LOC108850465 gene encoding uncharacterized protein LOC108850465, producing the protein MNLRKAEVKQKLVRPEQLLAKKELVRKRLVKQRIVQQWLVKNALLIGVWHIDDCLLFVLPWTPEGSFKIPEISTLPVWVNLKNIPDCCYSRLGISHVASGLGEPILTHKPRLDPTSMGEAKVLVEMELDRDFPNLIALDDKQGSIFLVGVEYTWIPSMCERCGNLGHKAKRCLLPSMPANDPALLPQTKDVLSDIPVVDIDLILHERDISASPSSTMHPKDSKAIDNLLISTPESSTRVLEEVHHVAASITLSPSHSQQVKPVIPLNSVHAFSTLVDAQSTPIDSQIMENTPSSIINNKVLEPSVIDPLTTTTNHCAFESPSRFTVLEEVEEAEIESSNSFSMTRGGRESKPPIKYQNMEWKTVRGRGNRGRRGRGSYQ; encoded by the exons ATGAATCTTCGAAAGGCGGAAGTGAAGCAGAAGCTCGTGAGGCCAGAGCAGCTGCTCGCGAAGAAAGAGCTTGTGAGGAAGAGGCTCGTGAAGCAGAGAATCGTGCAGCAATGGCTCGTGAAGAATGCtttgttgat AGGTGTATGGCATATAGACGACTGCTTGCTTTTCGTACTACCGTGGACTCCAGAAGGCTCTTTCAAGATCCCGGAGATCTCTACTCTTCCGGTATGGGTAAACTTGAAGAATATTCCTGATTGTTGCTATTCGAGATTAGGGATCAGTCATGTTGCTTCAGGACTTGGAGAACCTATTCTTACACACAAGCCTCGACTTGATCCTACCAGCATGGGTGAAGCAAAGGTTTTAGTTGAGATGGAGTTGGATAGAGATTTTCCGAATCTTATTGCACTTGATGATAAACAAGGTAGTATATTTCTTGTTGGTGTTGAATACACGTGGATCCCATCTATGTGTGAAAGATGTGGTAATCTTGGCCACAAAGCAAAGAGATGCCTTTTACCTTCTATGCCGGCTAACGATCCAGCCTTGCTGCCGCAGACGAAAGATGTTCTTAGTGATATCCCTGTTGTGGATATTGATCTTATTCTACATGAAAGGGATATTTCAGCTTCACCATCATCTACTATGCATCCAAAGGATTCAAAGGCTATTGATAATCTCTTGATTTCTACTCCAGAGTCTTCTACCCGCGTCTTAGAAGAGGTACACCATGTTGCTGCCTCTATAACTTTATCTCCTTCTCATTCACAACAAGTGAAGCCCGTTATTCCGCTTAACTCAGTCCATGCTTTCTCCACATTAGTAGATGCACAATCTACTCCCATTGATTCACAGATTATGGAGAACACTCCATCAAGTATTATCAACAACAAGGTCCTTGAACCCTCTGTTATTGATCCTTTAACCACGACAACTAATCATTGTGCATTTGAGAGTCCCTCTCGTTTTACAGTGTTAGAAGAAGTGGAGGAGGCTGAGATAGAGTCTTCAAACTCGTTCAGCATGACTAGGGGTGGGAGAGAGTCAAAGCCTCCCATCAAATACCAAAACATGGAATGGAAGACAGTACGAGGGAGAGGAAACCGTGGTCGACGAGGCCGCGGATCCTATCAGTAG